From Gemmatimonadota bacterium, a single genomic window includes:
- the sprA gene encoding cell surface protein SprA: MKFIHIYLWSRGLSVLFSLALLCPSIALATPGLRPQIGVATLEAFLRDTPGSTPYFPRRRPYATPAAQLIETEAEYTLMVFRDLGGTPYGLPVIISLGDFMRYKFYHDTHRLALERLGGRLDEDGEGEGIIDVKIPIRVPQRLSAITGEGAANLTIRGYRRIELSGLSQYTLGQAQAALTRTSRFPTINFEQEARLTVEGSIGDRILVSLEQDSERQSFDLTEGLRLQYKGDEDGIIETIEAGNTTLALPGTRLIGFSGGSRGGLFGIKTRGRVGAINFTVVTSQDKSSSGRQTFTGQEQTGQGQGRADAIPDYSYIENTYFFLDNIYRENFRNGLLPAPGDRVTEQSVRVFINDYNAQNDLEDSAIPGIAYLVWNNGSPDEGASRRSDKGVEEGTFHELDPSEFTPLPEGFLIHERGRISRGYTLAVAYQTASGENFGDIQFIPDPGNPDKKIQLKLIKARQQRPTDPTWGLAWRNVYRLGGRNVSPEGLFVGIFRNVPGESPQDNQEGRSYLEIFGLDRHTNGSSESSPPDRLIDIGTGNEIPGLSLARGHLVFPFLEPFGEEGLGAPDLEVRVPGIYNETNTSNRQEAGRYELRVSSTSKSTEYNLGFGGLLQDSEVVRLNNRTLTRDTDYTINYVTGRLRFIGDAENEVSDPSSDLDISYQTKDQFGFGQSKSLLGVRLERPFDDQYSLIGMTLLYGSQSTASPRVRVGQEPTRTILWDANARFRMQPKLLSDLVNSIPLVNTQAPSSIDMDFEIAQSLPNPNTKNVAYIDDFEGALNSTAFAIGKIGWNRASVPLRNSRMLTLPQGRLTWYNPIDRDRASLSRIQPTRDDISAEQDIVDILKLRFDPARSNGFPIRSQNNENGIPQQSWAGIMRYVNGLDLSRSKFLELWIRGDDGHLHIDLGDVSERVRLPLDHPMYNDPSDRERFPSGFRTEDKPIGGLPTGDDIVIDEEDIGLDGLTDAEEVEIFRKIFPGVTVPNDPSGDNFEDVDQNTTDILRRYPSGLNGTEGNRAERQSRPDTEDLNGNGFLDQRDSFIRYSVDLSSNRGLSPASGAFTGPSMLVPGTESDLFPELGGITDPPWRLLRIPLKGQDAPRTFEGSPDTTFASEIDFVRVWFEHNDTTSVEIYTFSATGSEWQEDPVAFGQLSGDFQVSTIGTNNSFYESPPGLEREIDPTTGIRLSENSLVLEFVDLYPGESISASRSFANGEDYTEYGVMTLFLHGGNPADPTYSTNFSDAADSLSTGPSPIEFFMRFAPINDDSLNYYEYRSRVYRGWAEETNTVRLDLEVMSQLKGQLLGLQATEQVSDTVSVSLRRGDFLARYDKEGNRIEIDVDGRTYIVRGNPALASIRAFTVGIRNRGDEIFIGENEVWMDELRVDDIRKKSALSALADTRITLADLGNLTVNLERRSGDFQDLQGRASGNTTTRFNFDSQFNIDKFFPKEWNTSLPVRFSYNRYTSSPRIRPGSDIVLTPEQKINESDVRSQTRFTLSLRKRPAREDPSLLSRILFDKASTSLNYSSDASTTGAITQRRRSLNENLNGNMTYNQVWSQREALAIFKWVPFYKPLKEAQFFYLPSSINYNLRFNRGVSDQTSFRAIAGDTSNVIDTVRETFNLTESYAIKLSPFRSLNADYSLTLNRDLRNGYALTQLQFGREISRNQSLNFRFTPRISNWITVNPSYSATYTDRFEIGGERVQYGSVRRGLTVNNQQTANARINLNLPSLFQRWTRKSGKDDGFSILQWIGKVGGRLQNVTSSVSQNKSNNLFGLTARPSLAYQFGFQDTIQVPIVVASTGTRTNASNVRRQAQVSSGIRLPLGLNFNTSANYSENERTGNTLGKDDQVIFPKFDASWRGLERVPLIGWFWVSSNATFGYQESRTRRGDGSLSLSSRYLTSDAREISYNPLFQWSARWKGDVNTTFSRRQSRNDEIRYQRNVTADTASVQPTLADRLIGTTLTENGTLQADVRYSLRGRFQRTLDLTLSFSRNLNTQTEMPRSAEPDVPAEPIIRQNSTSWSVSLGTQYAFSSRFTGGTTFRHERRKDHLRDLTNVTWDFRFWGEIGFQ, translated from the coding sequence TTCTCTCGCGTTGCTCTGCCCGAGTATTGCCCTTGCCACGCCGGGTTTGCGCCCGCAAATAGGTGTGGCAACGCTTGAAGCCTTTTTGCGCGATACACCCGGATCCACTCCTTATTTTCCCAGAAGACGCCCATATGCGACTCCTGCGGCGCAACTGATAGAAACAGAAGCCGAATATACACTGATGGTGTTCCGCGATCTGGGCGGTACACCTTACGGCCTTCCGGTGATTATCAGTCTGGGCGACTTTATGCGCTACAAGTTCTACCATGATACCCATCGCCTTGCACTGGAGCGATTGGGAGGTCGCCTGGATGAGGATGGAGAAGGTGAGGGTATAATCGATGTCAAAATTCCGATTCGCGTCCCCCAGCGTTTGAGTGCTATTACCGGGGAAGGGGCTGCCAATCTCACCATACGGGGGTACCGCCGCATCGAATTGTCGGGCCTCTCGCAATACACTTTGGGACAGGCGCAAGCAGCTCTCACGCGCACATCGCGTTTTCCCACCATCAATTTTGAGCAAGAAGCTCGACTCACTGTTGAAGGCTCCATTGGCGATCGGATCCTGGTTTCGCTGGAGCAAGATAGCGAACGACAAAGCTTTGATCTGACCGAGGGCCTGCGCCTGCAATACAAAGGCGATGAAGACGGCATTATTGAAACCATAGAAGCGGGCAATACGACACTGGCTTTGCCCGGCACGCGACTGATTGGATTTAGCGGCGGCAGTAGAGGCGGGCTGTTTGGCATTAAAACGCGGGGGCGGGTTGGTGCCATCAATTTTACGGTTGTTACATCTCAGGACAAATCGTCGAGTGGTCGCCAAACCTTTACGGGGCAAGAGCAGACGGGGCAAGGGCAAGGAAGGGCTGATGCAATTCCCGATTACAGCTACATCGAAAACACCTACTTTTTTCTCGACAATATCTATCGAGAAAATTTCCGCAACGGCTTGTTACCCGCGCCGGGCGATCGCGTCACTGAGCAAAGCGTGCGCGTATTCATAAACGACTACAACGCGCAAAACGACCTCGAAGACTCGGCCATTCCCGGTATCGCATACCTCGTGTGGAACAATGGATCGCCCGATGAAGGTGCGTCGCGTCGTTCTGACAAGGGCGTTGAAGAAGGCACGTTTCACGAGCTTGACCCCTCCGAATTTACGCCTCTACCCGAAGGCTTTCTTATCCATGAACGCGGTCGGATTTCGCGGGGCTACACGCTTGCGGTGGCTTATCAAACCGCGTCTGGTGAAAATTTTGGCGACATACAATTTATTCCCGATCCGGGAAATCCAGATAAAAAAATCCAGCTCAAGCTCATCAAAGCCAGGCAACAACGCCCCACAGACCCGACATGGGGGCTTGCGTGGCGCAATGTTTATCGCCTGGGCGGGCGCAACGTCAGTCCCGAGGGCCTGTTCGTCGGCATTTTTCGCAATGTGCCCGGTGAAAGTCCGCAGGACAATCAGGAGGGCAGATCATACCTGGAAATTTTTGGCCTCGACCGGCATACCAACGGGTCTTCTGAATCTTCTCCACCAGATCGACTCATCGATATTGGTACGGGCAATGAGATCCCCGGGCTGAGTCTCGCCAGAGGGCATCTCGTCTTTCCCTTTCTCGAGCCTTTTGGCGAGGAGGGGTTGGGAGCACCCGACCTCGAGGTGCGCGTGCCGGGCATTTACAACGAGACCAACACGTCCAACCGCCAGGAAGCGGGGCGGTATGAGTTGCGGGTGAGTTCGACGAGCAAATCGACCGAATACAACCTCGGATTTGGCGGACTGCTTCAAGACAGCGAAGTCGTTCGTCTGAACAACCGAACCTTAACACGCGATACAGACTACACGATAAATTATGTGACAGGCCGTTTGAGATTTATTGGCGATGCCGAAAACGAGGTTTCGGATCCTTCCTCTGATCTGGACATATCGTATCAGACCAAAGACCAATTTGGTTTTGGTCAGTCCAAAAGCCTTTTGGGCGTGCGTCTCGAGCGGCCCTTTGACGATCAGTATTCGCTTATTGGCATGACCTTGCTCTACGGCAGTCAAAGTACTGCTTCGCCGCGCGTGCGGGTTGGGCAGGAACCCACGCGCACTATTTTGTGGGATGCCAATGCGCGCTTCCGGATGCAACCCAAACTGTTGAGCGATCTCGTCAATTCCATTCCACTCGTGAACACGCAGGCACCGTCGTCTATCGATATGGACTTTGAAATCGCGCAGAGTTTGCCAAATCCCAATACCAAAAATGTGGCCTATATCGATGATTTTGAAGGCGCTCTGAACAGCACGGCGTTTGCGATTGGCAAAATAGGGTGGAATCGCGCAAGTGTTCCCCTTCGCAACAGCAGAATGCTCACATTGCCACAGGGGCGATTGACGTGGTATAATCCCATTGACCGCGACAGGGCATCTCTTTCTCGAATTCAGCCCACCCGCGATGACATAAGCGCGGAACAAGACATTGTCGATATTCTCAAACTGAGATTTGATCCAGCGCGCAGTAATGGATTTCCCATCCGTTCTCAGAACAACGAAAATGGCATTCCCCAACAATCATGGGCGGGGATTATGCGCTATGTCAATGGTCTCGATTTGTCGCGGTCTAAATTTCTCGAACTCTGGATTCGGGGAGACGATGGGCATCTGCACATCGATTTGGGCGATGTTTCTGAGCGCGTCCGCCTGCCCCTTGATCACCCCATGTACAACGATCCCAGTGACCGAGAGCGATTTCCAAGTGGTTTTCGCACAGAAGACAAACCCATCGGCGGCTTGCCCACAGGAGACGATATCGTCATTGACGAAGAAGACATTGGTCTGGATGGATTGACCGACGCCGAAGAAGTCGAGATCTTTCGAAAAATATTTCCAGGTGTAACTGTGCCCAACGATCCTTCGGGAGATAATTTTGAAGATGTGGATCAAAACACGACGGATATCTTGCGTCGCTATCCCTCTGGTCTCAATGGGACAGAGGGCAACAGGGCAGAGCGCCAATCACGACCCGATACCGAAGACCTCAACGGCAATGGTTTTCTCGACCAGCGCGACAGTTTTATCCGATACAGCGTCGATTTGTCCAGCAATAGGGGCCTGTCTCCCGCATCGGGCGCCTTTACTGGCCCATCTATGCTTGTGCCCGGCACGGAATCCGATCTCTTTCCCGAATTGGGCGGCATTACAGATCCCCCGTGGCGTTTATTGCGCATTCCCCTCAAAGGGCAAGACGCGCCCCGTACCTTTGAGGGTAGTCCCGACACCACATTTGCCAGCGAGATTGACTTTGTGCGCGTCTGGTTCGAACACAACGACACCACCTCTGTCGAAATCTATACATTTAGTGCGACCGGCAGTGAATGGCAGGAAGACCCGGTCGCTTTCGGGCAGTTATCGGGCGATTTTCAGGTTTCGACTATCGGCACAAACAACTCCTTTTACGAATCTCCTCCGGGTCTCGAGCGAGAAATTGACCCCACCACGGGTATTCGTTTGTCTGAAAATTCTCTGGTGCTCGAATTTGTCGATCTCTACCCGGGCGAATCCATCTCTGCATCCCGCAGTTTTGCCAATGGCGAGGACTATACCGAATACGGTGTTATGACGCTGTTTTTGCATGGCGGCAACCCGGCCGATCCGACGTATAGCACCAATTTTTCAGACGCCGCAGATTCCTTGAGTACGGGCCCCAGTCCCATCGAATTTTTTATGCGTTTTGCCCCTATCAATGACGATTCTCTCAACTATTACGAATACCGCTCGCGGGTTTATCGCGGTTGGGCAGAAGAGACCAATACCGTCCGTTTAGACCTCGAGGTCATGTCGCAACTCAAAGGCCAATTGCTGGGTCTTCAAGCCACCGAGCAAGTGTCTGATACCGTTAGTGTGTCGCTTCGCCGTGGCGATTTTCTCGCTCGCTACGACAAAGAGGGCAATCGCATAGAGATCGATGTGGATGGTCGCACCTATATCGTGCGCGGCAATCCCGCGTTGGCTTCGATCAGAGCCTTTACCGTGGGGATTCGCAACCGCGGCGATGAGATTTTCATTGGCGAAAACGAAGTTTGGATGGATGAATTGCGCGTTGATGATATCCGCAAAAAATCCGCCTTATCTGCCCTGGCCGATACGCGCATAACCCTGGCCGATTTGGGCAATTTGACGGTCAATTTGGAACGCCGAAGCGGTGATTTCCAAGATCTGCAAGGCAGGGCTTCGGGCAACACCACCACGCGCTTCAACTTTGACAGCCAGTTCAATATCGACAAATTCTTTCCCAAAGAGTGGAATACCTCCCTGCCCGTCCGATTCAGCTATAATCGCTATACATCAAGCCCCCGCATACGCCCGGGATCGGATATTGTGCTCACTCCCGAACAAAAAATCAACGAAAGCGATGTGCGCTCTCAGACGCGCTTTACCCTTTCGCTGAGAAAGCGGCCAGCACGCGAAGACCCGAGCCTGCTGTCTCGCATTTTGTTTGACAAAGCCTCCACGTCACTCAACTATAGTTCTGACGCATCGACAACGGGTGCGATTACACAGCGCAGGCGAAGCCTGAACGAGAACCTAAACGGCAATATGACCTATAATCAGGTGTGGTCTCAGCGCGAAGCTCTCGCCATTTTCAAGTGGGTGCCCTTTTACAAACCGCTCAAAGAGGCGCAGTTTTTTTACCTGCCCTCCAGCATCAATTACAATCTGCGCTTTAATCGCGGAGTATCGGATCAGACCTCATTTCGCGCCATCGCAGGCGACACTTCAAATGTGATTGATACAGTGCGAGAGACTTTCAACCTGACCGAAAGTTATGCCATTAAACTCTCGCCATTTCGCAGTCTGAATGCCGATTATTCGCTCACTCTCAACCGCGATTTGCGAAATGGATACGCCCTGACCCAACTCCAATTTGGACGCGAAATATCGCGCAATCAATCGCTCAATTTCAGATTTACGCCGCGTATTTCCAACTGGATCACCGTGAATCCGTCGTATTCGGCTACGTACACGGATCGCTTCGAAATCGGTGGGGAGCGCGTGCAGTACGGTAGCGTTAGGCGCGGACTCACGGTCAATAACCAGCAAACGGCGAATGCGCGCATCAATCTCAACTTGCCCAGCTTGTTTCAACGCTGGACGCGCAAGTCCGGTAAAGACGATGGTTTTTCCATTTTGCAGTGGATTGGAAAAGTGGGTGGCCGCCTTCAGAATGTGACGAGCAGTGTTTCTCAGAACAAATCAAATAATTTGTTTGGTCTCACGGCCCGTCCCTCATTGGCCTATCAATTTGGTTTTCAAGATACGATCCAGGTCCCCATTGTGGTCGCGAGCACGGGAACGAGAACCAATGCCAGCAATGTGCGAAGACAGGCGCAGGTATCCAGTGGTATTCGGCTGCCCCTGGGGCTGAATTTTAACACCTCTGCCAATTATTCCGAAAACGAACGTACGGGCAATACACTCGGCAAAGATGATCAGGTCATCTTTCCCAAATTTGACGCGAGTTGGCGCGGTCTTGAGCGCGTGCCTTTGATCGGCTGGTTTTGGGTCAGTTCCAATGCCACTTTTGGGTACCAGGAATCGCGCACCCGACGGGGTGATGGCAGTCTCAGTCTCTCGTCGCGTTATCTGACAAGTGATGCAAGAGAAATATCATACAATCCGCTTTTTCAGTGGAGCGCGCGCTGGAAGGGCGATGTGAATACGACATTTAGCCGCCGCCAGAGCCGCAACGATGAAATTCGCTATCAGCGCAATGTGACTGCCGATACAGCTTCTGTTCAACCGACCCTTGCCGATCGCCTGATCGGAACCACTTTGACGGAAAACGGCACATTGCAAGCAGATGTGCGCTATTCACTGCGCGGAAGATTTCAGCGCACTCTCGACCTTACGCTTTCCTTTTCACGCAATTTGAATACACAAACCGAAATGCCCCGAAGTGCCGAACCCGATGTGCCAGCCGAACCCATTATCCGTCAAAACTCGACATCCTGGTCTGTTAGCCTGGGTACGCAATATGCCTTTAGCTCGCGATTTACAGGCGGGACTACGTTTCGCCATGAACGGCGCAAAGACCACCTGCGCGACCTCACCAATGTGACCTGGGATTTTCGATTCTGGGGTGAAATCGGATTTCAATAA